DNA from Methylobacterium currus:
GCCCGTAAAGGTGCTGGCCCCGGTGAGGATCAGCGCGCCGTCCCCGGCCTTGGTCAGCCCGCCCTGGTAGGTGCGGGCGAGGAAGGCCCGGTCGCGCGCCTCGCGGTAGGTGTACTCCACTTGGCTGTCGGCGGTCGCGCCCGGCGGCAGGCCGTCGCTCCAGCCGCGGGCGGCCTTGTCCTGCAGCCAGGTCGCGTGTTCGGCGCTGCCCTCCACCTGGCGCTGACGGAGCGCCGCGTCCGAGATGTCGTTCGACCAGGTGTCGACCGTGCCCCCCGGCAGGGTGGCGGCGAAGCGGCCCAGGAACTGGCCCGGACCGTTCATCGCCCGGCCGAGGTCGATCTTGCCCCAGCCGAAGGTCTCGTTCGGCCGGTCGGCCGGGCCGCTGCCGAGATGGGTCGCGGTGGTGAGCAGCACGTCGCGCGCCTGCTCGTTGGTCATGTAGGGGTAGCGCTCCATCACCAGCGCCAGCGCGCCGGTGACGTGGGGCGCCGACATCGAGGTGCCGCTCTTGGTGCCGTAGCCAGCCACCCCGGTGGTCGAGGTGACGGTGCTCAGAATGCCGCGGCCGGGCGCGGCGACGCACCAGTACTTGGCGAGCCCGCAGCGGTTGAACGCCGTGCCATCGTCGATGGTCAGGCCGGACGCCGCGATCCAGCGCGATTCGAGGTCGGGCTCGAAATAGGGCAGGGCGGTCCGCACCGTCGGGTTGTTCACCCCGGCATTGCCGGCGGCGAAGACCATGATCGTGCCGGATTGCCGGGCGGTCTCGGCGACGGCGTCGAGCCAGTCGGGCCGGCCCTGGAACTTGGCGTAGCCGGCAGCGACCCCGGCGAGGGTGTTGTAGTTCTCGGATGGCGGCGGGCTGCCCCAGGACGAGTTGATCGCCCGCGCGCCGGCGGCCGCCAGGCTGCCGTAGGCGGCCTTGAAGTAGGTGTAGTCCTGGTTGGCGCCGTAGATCGACGAATCGGTGGCGTTGGTGTTGGTGGCGAGCAGGGTGGCGCCGAAGGCGACGCCATGCATGCCGGCGCCGTCGCGCCGCGCCACGATGGTGCCGTCGACATGGGTGCCGTGGTCGTCGTTGGTGCCCCGGATCCAGGTGCCCGGCACCGAGAACGGGCTGCCGGCCGAGAACAGGTCGCTGCGGACGCCCGCGGCGGTCTCGTAGCGGTAGCCGTTCGCCAGGTAGGTGCCCTGGACGGTCAGCGGCGTCACCTGACCGGCGAAGTCCGGATGGGTGGCGAGGAAGCCGGAATCGACCGAGCCGACCACGACGCCGCGGCCGGTGATGCCGCGTGCATAGGCTTGGTCGGCCCGCATCGAGGTCAGGCCCCAGTCGCCGAGATATTCCGGCGTCCGCCAGCTCGCCGCATCGCCGGGGCGTCCCGGATCCTGGGTGCCGGCCGACTGCGCCAGCGCCGCGTAGGAGATCGTCGAGCAGAGAAGCGAGATCAGGCCGCGGGCGGCCATCGCCTTACGTTGCGATCGTGTCTGCATTTTTCGTCAAATTGCCTCGATGTGGCGTGGCCTTTTCCGACTTCTTCTTCGGTCAAGGCACGCCTGAGCGCTGACGGCGATGCTAGCCGCGAAAAAGCCCGATTGGGGCCGTGAACGGGCCCCGATCGGGTATTTCCGGCATGCCGTGGCAGAAACATCACGAAACCGATGCGCCCGGGCATCCAGGGCGGGAACGGATACCCCTTGGGAGCATTGAGCCGGGCATTCCCGTCGCGAGGTGCCGGCATGACCCAGCAGATCCCGATCGGCCCCGAATCGGTCTTCGACGAGCCCGCCGGCCCGGACGGCACCCATGGCCTGAGGCCGGATCTCGCCTATCAGCGCCACGCCATCGTCAACGTCGCCTATCTGGGCGCGCCCGGGGCCGGCGACCGCGGCTGGGTGCTGGTCGATGCCGGGACCATCGGCTCGCGCGGCGCGATTCGATCGGCCGCCGCGGCCCGGTTCGGCGCGGGCGCCCGGCCGGCCGGCCGCGATCGTGCTCACCCACGGCCATTTCGACCATGTCGGGGTGCTCGAGAACTTGGCCGAGGCCTGGGACGTCCCGGTCTGGGCCCATCCGCTGGAGCGCCCCTATCTCGACGGCAGCGCCGCCTATCCGGCCCCGGATCCGGGCGTCGGCGGCGGCCTCGTCGCGCGGCTCTCGCCGCTCTTCCCGACGCGGCCGGTCGATGTCGGCACCCGCCTGCACCTGCTGCCGGAGGATGGCAGCGTGCCGCCGCTGCCGGGCTGGCGCTGGATCCACACGCCGGGTCATTCCCCCGGCCACGTCTCGCTCTGGCGCGCCGCCGACCGGACGCTCATCGCGGGCGACGCCTTCGTCACCACGGCGCAGGAATCGGTCTACGCCGTCGCGACCCAGGCGCCCGAGATGCACGGGCCGCCGCGCTACCTCACTACCGACTGGGAGGCCGCCGGGCGCTCGGTCGAGGTGCTGGCGCAGCTCGAACCCGAGCTGGCTCTGACCGGCCACGGCCGGCCCCTGCACGGCCCGGGCCTGCGCCAGGCCCTGCACGACCTCGCCCGCGACTTCGGGACGGTGGCGGTGCCGGAGACCGGGCATTACGTCGAGGCGCCGGTCCGCACCGGCGACCCGGAGGCGACCCGCACAGCTTGAGCGGATCTCTCCCCGCTATCCACATCGTGCCGCCGGCCGGCTCTCGATGCGCGAACGCAGCTTGACCGGGACGGCCTCGCCGTGGCTTGTTCACGTTATGTTCTAACGTGAGTCGGCGGCGGCCGGCGACGTGCAGCGGTGAGCCAGGAACCATGAGTCACGAGCCGGCGGAACGACGGGACGGGAGAGCACCCGGCGTCGAGACGATCGCCGTCGCCTACCTCACCGCCGCCGGGGGCGATGCCGGCCTGGCGTTGCGCCGGGCGATCGCCGATGCACTGGCCGATCTCGGCGAGGCCGAGCGGCGCACCCGCCAGCGGGACCGGCTGATCTCGCGCGGCTATGTGCGGGCGGGACCGATCGGGCGGGGTGACTGGCCCTGATGCCGCCCGGACGCTCCCTGTTCGACGGGGAAAGGTGGCGCGACCCTGTCCCGCTCGACCGCCACCCTGCGCGCCGCGTGCGCGCCGGCACAGTGAACGCGCCCCCGCAGGACTAATCAGAGATCAGGCAACAGGACGCACGCCATGTCCGACACCGCCATGACCCAGCCCCTCATGACCCAGCCCCTCCTGTCCGCTCGCGCCGAGCTGATCCGCTACGACATCCGCCGCGACCGCGCCGGCTGGACGGTCTACGACGTGCGCTCCGGCGCCATCGCGGTGATCGACGAGGTGCTGCAGGTCGGCCTCGACATGGACGAGGCCGACGCGGTGGCGGATGCGCTGAGCACCGAACCCCCATCCGCCTCGCTCGCCGGGATCATGCCCCGCTTCGCGTGGTTCCAGGCCCCTGCCAGGCCTTGAGCAGGCCCCTGCCAGGCCCTGACCAAGGCACCGCCAGGCCCTGATCAAGCCCTGATCAAGCCCCGGCGAGCCCCTGAGCGGTCAGGCCCGGAAGCCCTCGAACACCATCTGGTCGGCATGCGCCCGCGCGAGCCGCACCTGCGCCTCATTCCGCACGGTCCAGGTCATCACCGGCATGCGGCCGAGCAGGCGGCAGAGATGCGTCGCGGCGTTGGGCAGGTCGTCGACGCGCCAGGACAGGAAGTCCGGCCGGCTCTCGGAAACGTGCAGCAGGTTCGCGAGGCCGTGCCGTTGCGCCTCGGTGAGGGAGGCGTAGGACGGGTCGTCGTGGTGGCTCTCCGCCACGATGCCGCGCGGAATCCCAGGCGCGAGCTCGGCGAGCGCCCCGACGATCGCCGGGTCGAAGGATTTCAGCGCCAGCGGGCCGTCATAGGCGGCGACGACCTCGGCGGTGCGGCGGGCCAGCGCGAGATCGCCGTCGAACCGGGTCTTCACCTCGACGACGAGCGGCGTGCGGCCGGCGATCCTTTTGAGGAACTCCGCCAGGGTGGGGACGTGCTCGGCGCTGCCGAGCACCGTCAGTCGCCCGAGGTCGGCGGCGTCGCGCTCGCGCACGAGGCCGTCGGCCCCGGTGAGCCGGCCGAGGCCGGCATCGTGGAAGACCATCGCCTCGCCGTCCCGGCTGAGCTGGACGTCGCACTCGATCGCGTAGCCGCCGGCGATCGCGGCCTCGGCCGCCGCGAACGTGTTCTCGGGGATGCCCGCATTGCGGTCGTGCAGGCCCCGATGGGCGATCGGGCGGGCGGTCAGCCAGTCGGGGGCGAGGCGGTCGGTCATCAAAGCATCTTCCGACGAAGTGGGCACCGGTTCGTCGCAGAAAATGCGACGAACCAAAGATCGAGATCAGGGCCCGGTCGCAGCGCGACCGGGCCCTGATCTCGTCAGCGAACCTCGAACATCCCTTCGACCTCGACGACCGCGTCGAGGGGCAATTCGGCGACGCCGATCGTCGAGCGGGCGTGGCGGCCGCGCTCGCCCAGCACCTGCACCATCAGGTCGGAGGCGCCGTTCATCACGCCCGCCACCGCCGAGAAGCCCGGCGCCGTGTTGATGAAGCCGCCGAGCCGCACGCAAGCCACCACCGCGTCGTCGAGGTTGCCGGCCGCCGCGCGCAGCTGCGCGAGGACGTTGAGGGCGCAGTGCCGCGCCGCGTCCGCCGCGGCCTCCGGCGAGACCGCACCGCCGACCTTGCCCTTGTGAGCCGGGTCGATCTGGCCGTTGGCGCCGAAGGGCAGCTGGCCCGAGATCACCACCAGGTTGCCGCTGCGCTGGAAGCCGACGTAGTTCGCCACCGGTGCCGCGGCCGGCGGCAGGGTGAGGCCGAGCTCCTTCAGGCGGTCGAGGGTCGCGCTCATCTGTCTGGTCTCCCACCAGGCCCGCCCGGGGTACCGATCCGCCGGGCATGAGGCCGGTCCGTCGTCCCGCGGCGCCCCCGCCGCGGTGCGGCCGAGACCGGCCGCCCGAGGGTCTGTGCCTCGAAGGCAGTCCGGCCGCAACCCCGGGCAAGGGGACTCAAGGGCGATCGCGGGCGATCTCTCGCCGTCATCTCGGCGTCATCTTCACGGGACGGCGTTGACAGGGCGCTCACGTTCCATAGTATCCGCGCGCGCCGCCCTTCGAGGCGGCGCTTTGTTTTCCGGTCGACCGACTCACTCGACCGCGACGGAGACGAGATCGTGACCTCCTCGCTGCTGCCGACCTACGCCCGGGCCAAGGTGTCCTTCGAGCGCGGTGAGGGCGCTTGGCTCATCGCCCGAGACGGCTCGCGATACCTCGATTTCGGCGCCGGCATCGCGGTCAACTCGGTCGGCCACGGCCATCCGCACCTCGTCGCGGCGCTGACCGAGCAGGCCCAGAAGGTCTGGCACGTCTCGAACCTGTTCGAGGTGCCGGAGGCCGAGCGGCTGGCCCAGCGGCTGACCGAGGCGAGCTTCGCCGACGTGGTGTTCTTCGCCAATTCCGGTGCCGAGGCCAACGAGGCCTGCATCAAGATGGCGCGCAAGTACCACGCCGCCGGCGGCCACCCGGAGCGCTACCGGATCGTCACCTTCGAGGGCGCCTTCCACGGCCGCACGCTGGCCACCATCGCGGCCGGCGGGCAGCAGAAATACATCGAGGGCTTCGGCCCCAAGGTCGACGGGTTCGACCAGGTGCCGTTCGGCGACCTGGAAGCCCTGAAGGCGGCCATCACCCCCGAGACCGCCGCCCTGATGATCGAGCCGATCCAGGGCGAGGGCGGCCTGCGGGTGGTCTCGCACGAGTGGCTGCGCACCCTGCGCTCCTTGTGCGACGAGCACGGCCTCCTGCTGATCATGGACGAGGTCCAGACCGGAATCGGCCGCACCGGCAAGCTCTTCGCCCACGAATGGTCGGGGGTGACGCCCGACATCCTGTCCTCCGCCAAGGGCATCGGCGGCGGCTTCCCGATGGGGGCGTGCCTCGCGACCCGCGAGGCCGCCCGCGGCATGGTGGTGGGCAGCCACGGCACCACCTTCGGCGGCAACCCGCTCGCCATGGCGGTGGGCAACGCCGTGCTCGACATCGTCCTGGCCCCGGGCTTCCTGGAGCACGTGCGCCAGACCGGCCTGCTCCTGAAGCAGCGCCTCGCCGCCCTCAAGGACCGCCACCCCGACATCGTCGACGAGTTGCGCGGCGAGGGCCTGATGATGGGCCTGCGCCTCGTCGTGCCGAACACCGATTTCGCCGCCGCCGCCCGGGACGAGCACCTGCTGGTCATCCCGGCCGGCGACAACGTCGTGCGTCTCCTGCCGCCGCTGATCATCGGCGAAGCCGAGGTGAGCGCGGCCCTGGACAAGCTGGAGGCGGCCTGCGCCGCCATGGAGACGAGGGGCCGGAGGGCCGCCGAGTGATGAATGCGCCCGTGAAGATCGCGCCGGCCCCCCGGCACTTCCTCGACCTGACCGATTTCTCCAGCACCGAGCTGCGCACGGTCCTCGACGCCTGCGCCGACCTGAAGCGGCGCCGCCGCAAGGGCGAGCCGCCGGCCGAGCGGCCGCTCGCCGGCAAGTTCTTAGGGATGGTGTTCGACAAGCCCTCGACCCGCACCCGCGTCTCGTTCGACGTGGCGATGCGGGAGCTGGG
Protein-coding regions in this window:
- a CDS encoding glycerophosphodiester phosphodiesterase family protein; protein product: MTDRLAPDWLTARPIAHRGLHDRNAGIPENTFAAAEAAIAGGYAIECDVQLSRDGEAMVFHDAGLGRLTGADGLVRERDAADLGRLTVLGSAEHVPTLAEFLKRIAGRTPLVVEVKTRFDGDLALARRTAEVVAAYDGPLALKSFDPAIVGALAELAPGIPRGIVAESHHDDPSYASLTEAQRHGLANLLHVSESRPDFLSWRVDDLPNAATHLCRLLGRMPVMTWTVRNEAQVRLARAHADQMVFEGFRA
- a CDS encoding RidA family protein, which codes for MSATLDRLKELGLTLPPAAAPVANYVGFQRSGNLVVISGQLPFGANGQIDPAHKGKVGGAVSPEAAADAARHCALNVLAQLRAAAGNLDDAVVACVRLGGFINTAPGFSAVAGVMNGASDLMVQVLGERGRHARSTIGVAELPLDAVVEVEGMFEVR
- a CDS encoding aspartate aminotransferase family protein produces the protein MTSSLLPTYARAKVSFERGEGAWLIARDGSRYLDFGAGIAVNSVGHGHPHLVAALTEQAQKVWHVSNLFEVPEAERLAQRLTEASFADVVFFANSGAEANEACIKMARKYHAAGGHPERYRIVTFEGAFHGRTLATIAAGGQQKYIEGFGPKVDGFDQVPFGDLEALKAAITPETAALMIEPIQGEGGLRVVSHEWLRTLRSLCDEHGLLLIMDEVQTGIGRTGKLFAHEWSGVTPDILSSAKGIGGGFPMGACLATREAARGMVVGSHGTTFGGNPLAMAVGNAVLDIVLAPGFLEHVRQTGLLLKQRLAALKDRHPDIVDELRGEGLMMGLRLVVPNTDFAAAARDEHLLVIPAGDNVVRLLPPLIIGEAEVSAALDKLEAACAAMETRGRRAAE